The following are from one region of the Oncorhynchus masou masou isolate Uvic2021 chromosome 24, UVic_Omas_1.1, whole genome shotgun sequence genome:
- the LOC135512311 gene encoding putative pre-mRNA-splicing factor ATP-dependent RNA helicase DHX32: MAQGITGEKYWEDRVAFETEGAGQEVVEYGDVLELNRFDGLPYSSRYYTLLKERMDLPVWKAKCDFMDKLANRQFIIVSGTARTGRSSQIPQWCAEFCLAVQYQNGMVVCTQVHRQHTVDLALRVADEMDVNIGHEVGYSIPLETCCSGDTVLRYCTDDMLLREMMSDPMLEHYGVIVIDQAHERTVSTDVLLGLLKDITLQRPELRVVLLTATHPGPKLLGHYKNVPLIQLEGVCSAEVVYTGTSHKDYFCSALRLVLEIHHSQEEGDIVVFLATTQEIDLARDILLREEANIPTHLGELLPISVHPGLGGTLPMPSEEEGRCRRVFLTSSPNEDLFWAVHMLNFVIDAGVQKRNVYNPRIRANSVAIQPISRIQAESRKQLVGPTGKSFCLYPEDTPLPSETRPHILESDITSTVLFLKRMDIGGLGRCDFIDRPDPEGLMQALEELDYLAALDDDGNLSEIGIIMSEFPLEPQMAKTLLASCEFDCVNEVVTIAAMLTAPSCFLVPSRELRLEASQCHLKFQHPEGDHFTLINIYKAFKQNQHEPFVSVEKWCQDYFLSLSALQTADAIHSELTDILRRIELPVSMPSFGSKGNTLNIKRALLAGFFMQVARDVDSSGNYFMLTHKHVAQIHPFSAYGTKTPKLGLPEWVLFHQYSFSEDNCIRTVSHISPEEFIQMAPQYFFFNLPPSESKDILQNILDNGVEHYKAKKLQKSPSLESIPEVTASCVIQ, from the exons ATGGCGCAGGGCATAACCGGAGAGAAGTATTGGGAGGATAGAGTAGCCTTCGAAACAGAAGGAGCAGGTCAAGAAGTTGTAGAATATGGTGATGTTTTGGAGCTTAATCGGTTTGACGGACTACCATACTCCTCTCGATATTACACATTACTGAAGGAAAGAATGGATCTGCCAGTTTGGAAAGCCAAGTGTGATTTCATGGACAAGCTGGCCAACAGGCAGTTTATTATTGTCTCTGGCACGGCAAGAACTGGCAGAAGCTCTCAG ATCCCCCAGTGGTGTGCAGAGTTCTGCCTGGCTGTCCAGTACCAGAATGGCATGGTGGTGTGCACCCAGGTCCACAGGCAACATACAGTGGATCTGGCCCTGCGTGTCGCTGATGAGATGGATGTCAACATCGGCCATGAAGTGGGCTACAGCATCCCCCTAGAGACATGCTGCTCTGGTGACACTGTTCTCAG GTACTGCACTGATGACATGCTGCTCAGAGAGATGATGTCAGACCCCATGCTGGAGCACTACGGTGTCATCGTCATCGACCAAGCCCACGAGAGGACGGTCAGTACAGATGTTCTACTGGGCCTTCTCAAAGACATCACCCTGCAGAGGCCCGAGCTCCGCGTGGTGCTCCTCACAGCTACACACCCAGGACCCAAACTACTGGGCCACTACAAGAATGTCCCACTGATCCAGCTGGAGGGGGTATGTTCAGCGGAGGTGGTGTATACTGGTACCAGCCACAAGGACTACTTCTGCTCTGCCCTGCGTCTGGTTCTGGAGATACACCACTCCCAAGAGGAAGGGGATATAGTCGTGTTTTTGGCCACAACTCAA GAGATAGATCTTGCCCGTGATATTCTCCTTCGCGAGGAGGCCAATATACCCACACATCTAGGGGAACTTCTCCCTATCTCGGTGCACCCTGGGCTGGGTGGAACTCTGCCAATGCCGAGTGAAGAGGAAGGCCGGTGCAGAAGAGTATTCCTCACCTCCAGTCCAAATGAAGACCTCTTTTGGGCTGTGCACATGCTGAACTTTGTCATTGATGCCGGTGTCCAGAAAAGAAAT GTTTATAACCCTAGGATCAGGGCGAACTCAGTCGCCATTCAACCTATCAGTCGGATCCAAGCAGAAAGCCGCAAACAGCTTGTAGGACCAACAG GGAAGAGTTTTTGTCTGTACCCAGAGGACACACCCCTGCCCAGTGAGACACGCCCCCACATCCTTGAGTCTGACATCACATCCACAGTGCTCTTCCTGAAGAGGATGGACATCGGCGGTCTGGGCCGCTGTGACTTTATCGACAGGCCAG ATCCTGAGGGTCTGATGCAGGCCTTGGAGGAACTGGACTATCTAGCAGCCCTGGATGACGATGGGAACCTGTCTGAGATCGGCATCATCATGTCTGAGTTCCCCCTGGAGCCCCAGATGGCCAAGACACTACTGGCCTCCTGCGAGTTTGACTGTGTCAACGAGGTGGTCACCATCGCCGCCATGCTGACAG CACCAAGCTGCTTTCTGGTCCCCTCAAGGGAGTTGAGGCTAGAGGCCTCTCAGTGTCACCTGAAGTTCCAACACCCAGAGGGAGACCACTTCACCCTCATCAACATCTACAAGGCTTTCAAACAGAACCAGCATGAGCCCT TTGTCAGTGTGGAGAAGTGGTGTCAGGACTACTTCCTGAGTCTGTCTGCCCTGCAGACGGCTGATGCTATCCACTCTGAGCTGACTGACATCCTGAGGAGGATAGAGCTGCCTGTCTCCATGCCTTCCTTTGGCTCCAAGGGAAACACTCTCAACATTAAGAGAGCGCTGCTAGCTGGCTTCTTCATGCAG GTGGCAAGGGATGTGGATTCATCGGGGAATTACTTTATGTTGACACACAAGCACGTGGCCCAGATCCACCCTTTCTCTGCCTACGGCACCAAGACACCCAAACTGGGCCTGCCGGAGTGGGTCCTCTTCCATCAGTACTCCTTCTCAGAGGACAACTGCATCCGCACCGTGTCCCACATATCCCCAGAGGA GTTCATTCAGATGGCTCCACAGTACTTCTTCTTCAACCTGCCTCCCAGCGAGAGCAAGGACATCCTCCAGAACATCTTAGACAATGGAGTTGAACACTACAAAGCGAAGAAACTTCAAAAGAGCCCCAGCCTAGAGAGCATACCAGAAGTCACCGCCAGTTGTGTCATACAGTGA